CGAGATAGAAGGCCGCGATCGCTTCACCCTGTTCGTTCTTGACTTGGAAGTAGCGCACATCACTCTGCCAAATCGGGGCTTGGCCATCCGCAGCTTCAATTTGGATGCCGAATAGACGCTGGCAGAGACCAAACAATCCTTCCAGCACCCGCGGCAGTGGGAAGTAGGGGCGCAGCTCTTCAGCGTTGAAAGCAAACTTGGCTTCCCGTAGCCGCTCCGACCAGAAGCTAATGTCCCACTGTTTCAAGTCGTCAGCTTCCGGTGCCCCTTGCTCTTGGGCAAAGGCTTTGAGTGCTTCCAAATCCGCGATCGCGGCATCCCAGCTAGCGACTCGCAGTTCTTCTAGCAGTCCTTCGACAGCTTCGACAGAAGGGGCCATCTTGCTGGCCAAACTCAACTCGGCATAGGTGTTAAAGCCCAGCAGTTGTGCTTTTTGGCGACGCAGCTCCAAAATCTGCTGAATCAGCGGCCGGTTGTCCAATTCGCCTTCAGTGGCGCGACGGATGTAAGCCCGATAAACCTGTTCCCGCAGATCGCGGCGCTCGCTGTACTTCAGGAAGGGGCCAAAGCTGGGAAAATCCAGGGTGATTCGCCAAGGGCCTGCTTCGGGCGTTGCATTGGTTTCACCAGCGGCTTGGGCAGCTTGAGCCGCCAAGGCCAGCAAACTCTCGGGTAGCCCGACAATTTCTTCCGGTGTGGTCAGCGTCAGGCTAAACGCTTTGGTTGCATCCAGCACGTGGTTACTGAATTCCGTGGAGAGCCGCGCTAGTTCCATTTGGATGGCGTTGAAGCGCTCTTGTTGTTTGGGCGGCAATCCAACCCCTGCCAGTTCTGCTTCACGAATCGCACTTTCAACAATCCGTTTTTGTCCGGCATCCAGTTGCGACCACTGATCGCCGTCACGCAGTGCCTTAAATCCTTCGTAGATCGGACGGCTCTGACCGAAACGGCTATAGAACGCCACGATCGCCGGTTGCATCGCTTGGTAGGCTTCGCGCAGTTCATCACTATTGCGCACGCCCATCAGGTGCCCGACGATACCCCAGCTCCAGCGCAGGCGTTCTCCAATCTGATCGAGCGGCACCACCAACCCTTCCCAAGTCGGTTCTAGGCTCTGTTCCAACTGGCTGAGTTCTGCTTCTAGGTCCTGCAGCAGGTCAGCGATCGCGGCGACATCCTGCGGCTGAATCTGATCGAAGGGCGGCAGACCTTCTCCACGCAAGAGCGGGTTTGCGACGGTGCTGGGCATACAAGCCGAATAGAATGCAACTGCTTTTGATTGTGGCGGATGCCAGCGGTAGGCTGCCGTACCAGCCTCTCACTCTGTCTGGAGTTAGCGATCGCCTCTCTCGATGCAGTGACTCAAATCCAGTCACGATGATGACTTGCAACTGTAGGGAAATTCTGGCTCCATATCCCCAGACTTCCAGATAGCGCCGCAGGGCTGCTCGGTTAGCATCACAGCAGCGCGATCGCACAACCGCTTCAATGGGTTGATCTCACCCAAAACGATATGACCTTTCAACGATTGGACGCGATCGCAACAGGGATCCTAGCCATAGCTGCTGGGGGCGTCACCATCGCTGTTACCTGGACACCCTTTTGGGAAACCTGGCAGCGGGCAATCCGTCAACAACAGACAATGGGAACTGTGGTAGCGCTAGAAATCACCCAGACCTGTCGCCAAATCCAACGCGGTAATCCCTTCAAATGCAGCCGCCGGGAGAAAGAACAATGCCCGGTCGTGCAGTATCAAGCCATCGGGGTCAACCAACCGCTGCAGCTGCGGGACTGTTCCCAAAACGCCAGTGTGGGGACGGTATTCGAGGTGATGTATGACCGCCAGTCCCCGACTAATGCGTATTTAGTGGGACCGTCGACTGGATTCGTAGAAGGAACCTCACGACTTTGGGCCAGCGTGCCTGTGGGGTTCGGCATTCTACTGCTGATCTCGGGGGGCTCTAAATTCTGGTCGAGTGACCGCGATCGCCCGTAACTCAACCAAGTGCTTCAAATTGCCTCGCGCGTAGCT
The sequence above is a segment of the Synechococcus elongatus PCC 11801 genome. Coding sequences within it:
- a CDS encoding DUF3592 domain-containing protein; the protein is MTFQRLDAIATGILAIAAGGVTIAVTWTPFWETWQRAIRQQQTMGTVVALEITQTCRQIQRGNPFKCSRREKEQCPVVQYQAIGVNQPLQLRDCSQNASVGTVFEVMYDRQSPTNAYLVGPSTGFVEGTSRLWASVPVGFGILLLISGGSKFWSSDRDRP
- a CDS encoding M3 family metallopeptidase — protein: MPSTVANPLLRGEGLPPFDQIQPQDVAAIADLLQDLEAELSQLEQSLEPTWEGLVVPLDQIGERLRWSWGIVGHLMGVRNSDELREAYQAMQPAIVAFYSRFGQSRPIYEGFKALRDGDQWSQLDAGQKRIVESAIREAELAGVGLPPKQQERFNAIQMELARLSTEFSNHVLDATKAFSLTLTTPEEIVGLPESLLALAAQAAQAAGETNATPEAGPWRITLDFPSFGPFLKYSERRDLREQVYRAYIRRATEGELDNRPLIQQILELRRQKAQLLGFNTYAELSLASKMAPSVEAVEGLLEELRVASWDAAIADLEALKAFAQEQGAPEADDLKQWDISFWSERLREAKFAFNAEELRPYFPLPRVLEGLFGLCQRLFGIQIEAADGQAPIWQSDVRYFQVKNEQGEAIAAFYLDPYSRPAEKRSGAWMDDCLGRARFQLGDRTISRNPVAYLICNQTPPVGDQPSLMTFAEVETLFHEFGHGLQHMLTTVDHPGCSGINNVEWDAVELPSQFMENWCYDRATLFGMARHWQTGEPLPEAYYEKLLAARTFMAGSGMLRQINFSLLDLELHHRFDPQGTETVEAVRDRIAAKTSVLQPLPDDAFLCSFGHIFAGGYAAGYYSYKWAEVLSADAFSAFEEVDLSNETAVQTLGRRFRDTVLAQGGSQHPLTVFVDFRGREPATEPLLRHSGLQAA